One genomic window of Deinococcus aetherius includes the following:
- a CDS encoding ABC transporter ATP-binding protein, whose translation MNGALDFRDVAVRYGSAPPVLAGLNLGVRPGEVVAVIGRSGCGKTTLLHLAAGLLAPQAGTVAFGGEARVGYVFQDARLLPWLTVEDNLRLTSPPERHPFIGAELVRVGLGGLERRYPGELSLGMAQRAAVARALLLRPNLLLLDEPFSALDELTAGELRAELAGLLRETRATTLLVTHNPAEAVFLADRVVALAGTPAAVRGEVTVTLPRPRDPDDPAAAVLVREVRRLLTGEGVRA comes from the coding sequence GTGAACGGGGCGCTCGACTTCCGGGACGTGGCGGTGCGCTACGGGTCCGCTCCTCCCGTCCTCGCCGGGTTGAACCTCGGCGTGCGGCCGGGCGAGGTCGTGGCGGTGATCGGACGCAGCGGGTGTGGCAAGACGACGCTGCTGCACCTCGCCGCCGGGTTGCTCGCCCCGCAGGCGGGAACGGTGGCGTTCGGCGGGGAGGCGAGGGTCGGGTACGTCTTCCAGGACGCGCGGCTCCTGCCGTGGCTCACCGTGGAGGACAACCTGCGGCTCACCAGCCCACCGGAGCGTCACCCCTTCATCGGGGCGGAACTCGTGAGGGTGGGGCTCGGCGGGCTGGAGCGGCGGTATCCGGGGGAGCTGTCCCTGGGGATGGCGCAGCGGGCCGCCGTCGCCCGCGCCCTGCTGCTCCGGCCCAACCTGCTCCTCCTCGACGAACCCTTCAGCGCGCTCGACGAGCTGACGGCGGGCGAGCTGCGGGCCGAACTCGCGGGGCTGCTGCGCGAGACGCGGGCGACCACCCTGCTCGTCACCCACAACCCGGCCGAGGCCGTCTTCCTCGCGGACCGGGTGGTCGCCCTGGCTGGAACGCCCGCCGCCGTCCGGGGCGAGGTGACGGTCACGCTGCCCCGCCCCCGCGACCCGGACGACCCCGCCGCCGCCGTCCTCGTGCGCGAGGTGCGCCGTCTGCTGACCGGCGAGGGGGTGAGGGCGTGA
- a CDS encoding AAA family ATPase, with product MTHAAPPDAGAQPILARVDERLDALRRAKAAIHEVVVGQGEVVDQVLVALLAGGHVLVEGAPGMGKTLLVRTVADVFGLKMGRVQFTPDLMPADITGTLVLAPDERGVNRLEFMPGPIFAQLLLADEVNRATPKTQSALLEAMQEGTVTVAGEGRPLPRPFFVLATQNPIEQEGTYLLPEAQLDRFFFKVDVPFPDADVLGRILAQTTGLDAAQARACLTPAELLDAQRTVRALPVSPDVVEAISRLIVSTQPSRPESGAEVRRYVRFGVSPRGAQTLVLAAKAQAMLSGRAHVSLTDVRAVLLPALRHRFQLNFEGVASGVDKDALLARLLDAQAG from the coding sequence ATGACTCATGCAGCACCCCCAGACGCAGGGGCACAGCCCATCCTTGCCCGCGTGGACGAGCGGCTGGACGCGCTGCGGCGCGCGAAGGCCGCCATCCACGAGGTCGTCGTCGGGCAGGGCGAGGTGGTGGATCAGGTGCTCGTGGCGCTCCTGGCGGGCGGGCACGTCCTCGTGGAGGGGGCGCCCGGCATGGGCAAGACCCTGCTCGTCCGCACCGTCGCCGACGTGTTCGGCCTGAAGATGGGCCGCGTCCAGTTCACCCCCGACCTGATGCCCGCCGACATCACCGGCACGCTCGTCCTCGCCCCCGACGAGCGCGGCGTGAACCGCCTGGAATTCATGCCGGGGCCGATCTTCGCGCAGCTCCTCCTCGCCGACGAGGTGAACCGGGCGACGCCGAAAACGCAATCGGCGCTGCTGGAGGCCATGCAGGAGGGCACGGTGACGGTGGCGGGGGAAGGACGCCCGCTGCCCCGTCCCTTTTTCGTGCTCGCCACGCAAAATCCCATCGAGCAGGAGGGTACCTACCTCCTGCCCGAGGCGCAGCTCGACCGCTTCTTCTTCAAGGTGGACGTGCCCTTCCCCGACGCGGACGTGCTCGGGCGGATTCTCGCGCAGACGACCGGGCTGGACGCCGCACAGGCCCGCGCGTGCCTGACGCCCGCCGAACTGCTCGACGCGCAGCGGACGGTGCGGGCGCTGCCCGTGTCACCTGATGTGGTGGAGGCGATCTCGCGGCTCATCGTGAGCACCCAGCCCTCGCGGCCCGAGAGCGGGGCGGAGGTGCGGCGTTACGTGCGTTTCGGGGTCAGCCCACGCGGCGCGCAGACACTCGTGCTCGCGGCGAAGGCGCAGGCGATGCTGTCCGGGCGGGCCCACGTCAGCCTCACCGACGTGCGGGCCGTCCTGCTCCCCGCCCTGCGTCACCGCTTCCAACTGAACTTCGAGGGAGTGGCCTCGGGCGTGGACAAGGACGCCCTGCTGGCCCGGCTGCTGGACGCCCAGGCGGGCTGA